The proteins below come from a single Paraconexibacter algicola genomic window:
- a CDS encoding sensor histidine kinase: MPDLPATLPSPSPADPPSARARLRAGLPTGSSLPPQEFARRHRLLLALLWLHVPALLALGLVQGVGLAHATVEALVVAVPAALATWVLTARKPAAALVALGLISASAVTVHLSGGYIEAHFHFFVMIVALTLYEDWLTFGIAAGYVLLHHGLMGGLAPETVYNHPGAVEHPWRWAAVHAGAVAAAGGFAIVAWRQSEEARLRQRQALHRALVAEERARAAAADLARSNEDLQRFAYVASHDLSEPLRTVSSFLGLLERRHGDRLDDEAREFVHWAVDGSARMQRMIDDLLEFSRAGREEPQLAPVDPAALTHEVLGGLQARLDGTRSRIEVAAMPAVLADRGQLALVLQNLLANAVKFADPQRRLVVRVEGHRRGDRVELAVQDNGVGIAEEHRESVFETFGRLHGREIDGSGIGLSVCRRVVERHGGRIWIEDPATGPGTRFVLTLAAAPDAPPGALSAADATRASAPGDPPAATTAATP; this comes from the coding sequence ATGCCGGACCTCCCCGCGACCCTCCCGTCACCGTCCCCCGCCGACCCGCCGTCCGCCCGGGCGCGGCTGCGGGCGGGCCTGCCGACCGGGTCCTCGCTGCCGCCGCAGGAGTTCGCGCGCCGCCACCGGCTGCTGCTCGCCCTGCTGTGGCTGCACGTGCCCGCCCTGCTCGCGCTCGGCCTCGTGCAGGGCGTCGGCCTCGCGCACGCGACGGTCGAGGCGCTCGTCGTCGCCGTACCCGCGGCGCTCGCGACCTGGGTGCTCACCGCCCGCAAGCCCGCGGCCGCGCTCGTCGCGCTCGGCCTGATCAGCGCGTCCGCGGTGACCGTGCACCTGTCGGGCGGCTACATCGAGGCGCACTTCCACTTCTTCGTGATGATCGTCGCGCTGACGCTCTACGAGGACTGGCTGACCTTCGGGATCGCCGCCGGCTACGTGCTGCTGCACCACGGCCTGATGGGCGGCCTCGCGCCCGAGACCGTCTACAACCACCCCGGCGCCGTCGAGCACCCGTGGCGCTGGGCGGCCGTGCACGCCGGGGCGGTCGCCGCCGCCGGCGGGTTCGCGATCGTCGCCTGGCGGCAAAGCGAGGAGGCCCGGCTGCGCCAGCGTCAGGCGCTGCACCGCGCGCTCGTCGCCGAGGAGCGCGCCCGCGCCGCCGCCGCCGACCTCGCCCGCTCCAACGAGGACCTCCAGCGGTTCGCCTACGTGGCCTCCCACGACCTGTCCGAGCCGCTGCGGACCGTCTCCTCGTTCCTCGGGCTGCTCGAGCGCCGCCACGGCGACCGCCTGGACGACGAGGCCCGCGAGTTCGTCCACTGGGCGGTCGACGGCTCCGCGCGGATGCAGCGGATGATCGACGACCTGCTCGAGTTCTCCCGCGCCGGACGCGAGGAGCCGCAGCTCGCGCCCGTCGACCCGGCCGCGCTGACGCACGAGGTGCTCGGCGGACTGCAGGCCCGGCTCGACGGCACCCGGTCACGGATCGAGGTCGCCGCGATGCCCGCCGTGCTCGCCGACCGCGGCCAGCTCGCGCTCGTGCTGCAGAACCTGCTCGCCAACGCCGTGAAGTTCGCCGACCCGCAGCGGCGGCTCGTCGTCCGTGTCGAAGGCCACCGGCGCGGCGACCGCGTCGAGCTCGCCGTCCAGGACAACGGCGTCGGCATCGCGGAGGAGCACCGCGAGTCCGTGTTCGAGACCTTCGGCCGCCTGCACGGCCGCGAGATCGACGGGTCCGGCATCGGCCTGTCGGTCTGCCGGCGGGTCGTCGAGCGCCACGGCGGCCGGATCTGGATCGAGGACCCCGCGACCGGTCCCGGCACCCGCTTCGTGCTCACGCTGGCCGCGGCGCCGGACGCACCTCCCGGCGCGCTCAGCGCAGCGGACGCCACTCGAGCGTCCGCTCCCGGAGATCCACCAGCAGCCACGACGGCCGCGACCCCGTGA
- a CDS encoding sensor histidine kinase, with amino-acid sequence MPTRSPDARAAALGRLLEVGRSLTAELELEPLLERILATARELTGARYAAIGVLDEDRRALARFVTAGVGAETQAAIGHLPRGQGILGLLIDRPEPLRLADVSAHPRSFGFPAGHPPMRAFLGVPILIRGEAWGNLYLTEKTGADDFDEDDVEAVVVLAEWAAVAVHNARLYGEAAEQRASLQAAVGRLEATIDVALALGGETDLKALLELIARRARALVDADALLIWLQDGPDLRIAASDGSARVPPDAAIPLEGSTSGQVIRDGRPVRIDDVRTGLRVSPAAFGMADARSALLVPLVHRGRSFGLLAAFDRLGDTATFARDDERALQSFAASAASAVATARSVEAQRLRDTIAGAERERARWARELHDETLQGMASLKLALTAASRTEGERSREVLALAMDRLDGDIAALRAIISDLRPAALDELGLVAALRTLLDRTAADHGLAVALTESLGEARIEPEIETVAYRIAQEALSNVAKHARATHVTLGIDRVDDRLVVTVGDDGVGGVAERPGGFGLAGMRERAALAGGAVRIRSGAAGTTVTATLPLD; translated from the coding sequence ATGCCCACGCGCAGCCCCGACGCCCGCGCGGCCGCGCTCGGCCGGCTCCTGGAGGTCGGCCGGTCGCTGACCGCCGAGCTCGAGCTCGAGCCGCTGCTCGAGCGGATCCTCGCGACCGCGCGCGAGCTGACCGGGGCGCGCTACGCGGCGATCGGCGTCCTGGACGAGGACCGCCGCGCGCTCGCGCGCTTCGTCACCGCCGGGGTCGGCGCCGAGACGCAGGCGGCGATCGGGCACCTCCCGCGCGGACAGGGGATCCTCGGCCTGCTGATCGACCGGCCCGAGCCGCTGCGCCTCGCCGACGTGTCCGCGCACCCGCGGAGCTTCGGCTTCCCCGCCGGCCACCCGCCGATGCGCGCGTTCCTCGGCGTGCCGATCCTCATCCGCGGCGAGGCGTGGGGCAACCTCTACCTGACCGAGAAGACCGGGGCCGACGACTTCGACGAGGACGACGTCGAGGCGGTCGTCGTCCTCGCCGAGTGGGCCGCGGTCGCGGTCCACAACGCCAGGCTCTACGGGGAGGCGGCCGAGCAGCGCGCCTCGCTGCAGGCCGCGGTCGGCCGCCTGGAGGCGACGATCGACGTCGCGCTCGCGCTCGGCGGCGAGACCGACCTCAAGGCGCTGCTGGAGCTGATCGCCCGGCGCGCCCGCGCGCTCGTCGACGCGGACGCGCTGCTGATCTGGCTGCAGGACGGGCCCGACCTGCGGATCGCCGCCAGCGACGGCAGCGCCCGCGTCCCGCCGGACGCGGCGATCCCGCTGGAGGGCTCCACCTCCGGGCAGGTCATCCGCGACGGGCGGCCCGTGCGCATCGACGACGTGCGCACCGGGCTGCGCGTGAGCCCCGCCGCGTTCGGGATGGCCGACGCGCGCAGCGCGCTGCTCGTGCCGCTCGTGCACCGCGGCCGGTCCTTCGGGCTGCTCGCCGCGTTCGACCGGCTGGGGGACACGGCGACGTTCGCCCGCGACGACGAGCGCGCCCTGCAGTCGTTCGCGGCGAGCGCGGCGAGCGCGGTCGCGACCGCCCGCAGCGTCGAGGCGCAGCGCCTGCGCGACACCATCGCCGGGGCCGAGCGCGAGCGCGCGCGGTGGGCGCGCGAGCTCCACGACGAGACGCTGCAGGGCATGGCGTCGCTCAAGCTCGCGCTGACCGCCGCGTCCCGCACCGAGGGGGAGCGCTCGCGCGAGGTCCTGGCGCTCGCCATGGACCGCCTCGACGGGGACATCGCGGCGCTGCGCGCGATCATCAGCGACCTGCGGCCCGCCGCCCTGGACGAGCTCGGACTCGTCGCCGCGCTGCGCACGCTGCTGGACCGCACCGCCGCCGACCACGGCCTCGCGGTCGCGCTCACCGAGTCGCTGGGGGAGGCGCGCATCGAGCCCGAGATCGAGACGGTCGCCTACCGCATCGCGCAGGAGGCGCTCAGCAACGTCGCCAAGCACGCGCGCGCCACGCACGTGACGCTCGGCATCGACCGCGTCGACGACCGGCTCGTCGTCACCGTCGGCGACGACGGCGTGGGCGGCGTCGCCGAGCGGCCCGGCGGCTTCGGCCTGGCGGGCATGCGCGAGCGGGCCGCCCTGGCGGGCGGCGCGGTGCGGATCCGCTCCGGGGCGGCCGGCACGACCGTGACCGCCACACTGCCACTGGACTGA
- the cydC gene encoding thiol reductant ABC exporter subunit CydC — protein MTARGWWRDADRDDRRRLALAVLLGTAATLASPALLALSGFLLARAAQAPPILTLGAAIVGVRFFGLLRAAARYAERLVGHDLALGRLGRERVALFEALTPHVPGRLGTRTSADVLDGLVADVDRLADLPVRVVVPACSIALAAGACVLAATLLLPAAGPVLAAALGLQALLLAVPAGRAAALDADARAAARAALQQELVTTLDASAELVAWGAAGRQTTRVAAAGARVDALAGRAARLASGGTATTIAAGAWTLAALLAVALPAAADGRLDGVLVAALALLGLGATEVLGGLPDVLVARREVATAAQRLAALVPDAPPRTGDEHPADGSVHVRDLRLSRGGRTILDGVDLDVAAGERVALTGPSGCGKSTLVDVLLGFVDPDPASGAVTVGGADVTRADGAALRRTVRWAPQDPHVFPTTIAANVRVAAPDADDATVEAALRAVGAGPWLDRLPRGIHTRLGELGEHASGGERQRIGLARALLGGGRLVVLDEPASQLPRADALAALTAVADADPTRGVLLVTHRPEELALADREVHLTPGG, from the coding sequence ATGACCGCGCGCGGCTGGTGGCGCGACGCCGACCGCGACGACCGGCGCCGGCTCGCGCTCGCCGTCCTGCTCGGGACGGCGGCGACGCTCGCGAGCCCCGCGCTGCTCGCGCTGTCCGGCTTCCTGCTCGCCCGCGCCGCGCAGGCCCCGCCGATCCTGACGCTCGGCGCGGCGATCGTCGGCGTGCGGTTCTTCGGCCTCCTGCGCGCGGCCGCCCGCTACGCCGAGCGGCTCGTCGGGCACGACCTCGCGCTCGGACGGCTGGGCCGCGAGCGGGTCGCGCTGTTCGAGGCGCTGACGCCGCACGTGCCCGGCCGGCTCGGCACGCGCACGTCCGCCGACGTCCTCGACGGGCTCGTCGCCGACGTCGACCGGCTGGCGGACCTGCCCGTCCGCGTCGTCGTGCCCGCCTGCTCGATCGCCCTCGCGGCCGGGGCGTGCGTCCTGGCCGCGACGCTCCTGCTGCCCGCGGCGGGGCCCGTGCTCGCCGCCGCCCTTGGCCTCCAGGCGCTCCTGCTCGCCGTCCCCGCCGGGCGCGCCGCGGCGCTCGACGCCGACGCGCGGGCCGCCGCGCGCGCCGCGCTGCAGCAGGAGCTCGTCACGACGCTCGACGCGTCGGCGGAGCTCGTCGCCTGGGGGGCCGCCGGGCGGCAGACGACCCGGGTCGCCGCCGCGGGCGCGCGGGTCGACGCGCTCGCCGGCCGGGCCGCGCGCCTGGCATCCGGGGGGACCGCCACGACCATCGCCGCGGGCGCCTGGACCCTCGCGGCGCTGCTGGCCGTCGCGCTGCCCGCCGCGGCCGACGGCCGCCTCGACGGCGTCCTCGTCGCGGCGCTCGCGCTCCTCGGACTCGGCGCCACCGAGGTGCTCGGCGGCCTGCCCGACGTCCTCGTCGCCCGCCGCGAGGTGGCGACCGCCGCGCAGCGACTCGCCGCCCTGGTGCCCGACGCGCCGCCGCGAACGGGCGACGAGCACCCTGCCGACGGGAGCGTCCACGTCCGCGACCTGCGGCTCTCCCGCGGCGGCCGGACGATCCTCGACGGCGTCGACCTCGACGTCGCCGCCGGCGAGCGCGTCGCGCTCACCGGGCCGTCCGGGTGCGGCAAGTCGACGCTCGTCGACGTGCTCCTCGGCTTCGTCGACCCCGACCCCGCGAGTGGTGCCGTGACGGTCGGCGGGGCGGACGTCACCCGTGCCGACGGCGCCGCGCTGCGACGCACGGTCCGCTGGGCGCCGCAGGACCCGCACGTCTTCCCGACGACGATCGCCGCGAACGTCCGCGTCGCGGCCCCCGACGCCGACGACGCCACCGTCGAGGCCGCGCTGCGCGCGGTCGGCGCCGGACCGTGGCTCGACCGGCTGCCGCGCGGCATCCACACGCGCCTGGGCGAGCTCGGCGAGCACGCCTCCGGCGGCGAGCGCCAGCGGATCGGCCTCGCGCGCGCCCTGCTCGGCGGCGGCCGCCTCGTCGTCCTCGACGAGCCCGCCAGCCAGCTCCCGCGGGCGGACGCGCTCGCCGCGCTCACCGCCGTCGCCGACGCCGACCCCACCCGCGGCGTCCTCCTCGTCACCCACCGCCCCGAGGAGCTCGCGCTCGCCGACCGCGAGGTGCACCTGACCCCGGGCGGCTGA